Proteins co-encoded in one Apteryx mantelli isolate bAptMan1 chromosome 4, bAptMan1.hap1, whole genome shotgun sequence genomic window:
- the LOC136992042 gene encoding olfactory receptor 4S2-like has product MENVSSVKEFILLGLSKNQGVQKICFVVFLFFYTVVVAGNLLIIVTVISSQRLNSPMYFFLCHLSIADLCLSSVSAPKMIADFLVEKKTISFGGCMVQLFGLHFFGGAEVFILTMMAYDRYFAMCRPLHYTTLMTRRVCGWMVMGSWVGGFVHSLVQTFITVRLPFCGPNEIDHYLCDVHPLLQLACTDTYVAGIIVVANSGMISLVSFIILVTSYIMILLSLKRRTSEGRYKALSTCGSHITVVILFLGPCIFIYIRPSSNLSEDKRVAVFYTVITPMLNPLIYTLRNEEMKSAMRKLWNR; this is encoded by the coding sequence atggagaatgtaagcagtgtgaaggaattcattcttctgggcctttcaaagaaccaaggggtgcagaaaatatgttttgtggtgtttttgttcttctatactgttgttgtggcaggaaatctgctcatcattgtcactgtaattagcagtcaacgtctgaactcccccatgtatttctttctctgccacctgtccattgcagatctttgcctctcttctgtctcagctcccaaaatgattgctgacttccttgttgaaaagaaaaccatttcctttgggggttgcatggtgCAGCTATTCGGGCTACATTTCTTCggtggcgctgaggtcttcatcctcacaatgatggcctatgatcgctactttgccatgtgcagacccctgcactacaccaccctcatgaccaggcgtgtgtgtggctggatggtgatgggttcatgggtggggggctttgtgcactccctggtgcagaccttCATAACCGTTaggctccctttttgcggccccaacgaaattgaccactacctctgtgatgtccatcccctgctacaactggcctgtaccgacacctatgttgcaggcatcattgttgttgccaatagcggaatgatttctttggtctctttcatcatcctggtcacgtcctacattatgattttgttatccttgaaaaggcgaacatccgaagggcggtacaaagccctctccacctgtgggtcccacattactgtggtgattctcttccttgggccatgcatattcatctacatacgcccatccagcaatctctcggaggacaagagggtagctgtcttttacaccgtcatcacgcccatgctgaacccactcatctacacactgagaaatgaggagatgaaaagtgccatgagaaaactgtggaataga